In the Drosophila takahashii strain IR98-3 E-12201 chromosome 3R, DtakHiC1v2, whole genome shotgun sequence genome, one interval contains:
- the LOC108056186 gene encoding uncharacterized protein, which yields MPTIMFWSLISCNLKCSNVLPCVKNDAVNDVSGSCALDTESGKLDAESRKLKTESRAPKAE from the coding sequence ATGCCAACAATTATGTTTTGGAGTCTCATTAGTTGCAACTTAAAGTGTTCTAATGTGTTGCCGTGTGTGAAGAACGATGCCGTTAATGATGTAAGCGGCAGCTGTGCGCTGGATACTGAAAGCGGAAAGCTGGATGCTGAAAGCAGAAAGCTGAAAACCGAAAGCCGAGCGCCAAAAGCTGAGTGA